In the genome of Natronorubrum daqingense, the window ACGCATCGTCAGCGCCCAGTTCTCGTCGGCCATCACGAGCAGACTGCCGTAGATTTGCGTCGGCGAGAGGTGGCGAAACCAGGGCTGTAACGCCGCCCCCATCAACGAGTAGCGCAGGTTGACCGCGAACGTCGTCGCGACGATTGCCGCGATCGGAATCGGGTCCGCCCAGAGTTCGACGGCGATAATCTGGGATGCGCCGGCTAACACCGTCGCACTCATCAACGCGGCTTCCGCGACGCTCAAGCCGGCCTGATTCGCGAGGACGCCGAACGCGATTCCGTAGCCGCCGACGCCGATCGCGATCGGCGTGCCGGTGAGGATTCCCGCGCGGATTCCGTCCCACCGGAATGTCACGTCGTCGTCCGATGGCGTTTTCACCGGATCCGTCGGCTCGCCGTCGACCGCGTGGTCACTCGAGACGCTCGAGAGAGAGTCACCCGGGTCGTTGTCGTTCGCACTCACTAGCGGAGATGACGTGCGCGCAACTAAATCGTTCTCGGAACCAGCCCGCCGTCGGATCGCGGGAGGGCGATTCGTCCGTTCTCGTCGCTCGAGAGCTACCGCCCGTACACCAAGAGAACCGCGGCGACGAGCGCGAGGAGTGGCCCGTACCACCGTTGACTGACGAGAAATACGACGATACCGGCCAGCACGCCCGTGAGCCCGAGAAAGACACACGCCTGTTCGAATCGCGTCCGGTGTTCGGGTCGATCGTGAACGTTCGAGACGACGTCGACGAGTAGGTCGAGGACCATTTACTCGATCGACTATTCGCTATTCGATCATAATTTTTCCGCTACAACTGGTGGATAATACGACAACTCAACTCCTCTCGCAGCGTTACCCACCCGCCACCGGCGGGAACACCGACAGTCGGTCGCCGTCCTCGAGTGGCGTCTCCGGCCCGTCCATGTGCGTCACGTCGCGGCCGTTCTTCAAGACGCTCAGTTGTGGCCGGATCGAGCGTCGCTCACCGTCCTCGTCGAGTAACTGCCCGTCGAGTCCTTCGTACTCGCCCTCGAGAGTCGAGAGCACGTCCCCGACGGCCATACCGTCGTCGAACGTCTCCTGTTTCTCTTTTTGCCCAACAGCCTCGCGGAAGGTCGCGAAAAAGCGCAACTCGAGTTCCATACCACACGGTTGTTGCTCGAGAGCATAAGTTCGGGTGGCCGCCGACCAGCACACACTCGACGACGACGGCTGCGATGGCCACCCACGGAACTACTCAGGTCGAGGACACCGTCGGTTCGGCCGTGTACGTCACCCCGTCGACCCCCGCTCGCTCGAGCACGTCGTGGATCGTGTCGACACCGATCTCGGCGGCCTCCTCGCGGTCGCCGACGTCGAGTTCGACGGTCACCGAGACGGCGAACGCGATCGTGTAGGGCTCGAAGGGCGCTGTCGGGTGTTCGTCCACCTCGGCGTTCTCGACCTTCCAGTCGACGACGTGCTCGTCTTCCTCGAGGCCCGCCGCGAGTTCCTCGCGTGCGTCTTCTCGCGCCGTGGTCTCGCTGCCGCTGTGGAGCGTCCACCGACACCGTCCGGTTCGGGACACTGTAACCTCCATACGTCCCGTACGCGCTCCGCGCTCGTGAACGCTGGCTTCGTTCTCAGATTCTCTCGATCGCTTCCCACGAAATCGCCGCTCTTCTGCGGGCAGACTGACTCGACCACGGCCGCTAGAGATCCTGCAGTCGAATACCGTCCTCGACCAACCGCGCGTTTCGCTCGCGCTCGAGGTGTTCGCCCAGATCGTCGTGTGCGTGCAACTGCGCGATCACGTCCGCGTAGAGCGTTCGCCACGAAATCGCGTAAATCGGCGACTGGCCCCACGCCCGTAACTCCGGAACGAGGTCGTCGTATCGTTCGTATCGCTCCTCGAATCGATCGATCGCCTCGAGAACCCGACTCGCCGCCTCGCGGTCGTCTTCGGCGTCCGCAATCGCCCGGTTCAACCGTTGCTCCCAGTCTGCAACGGCCGTCTGCATATCCGACGCGACGTGATCGTCGTCGGCCGGTAGTCGCTCGAGTACCGGCTTTGGCACGCCGAGTGAGAGTTCGTCCATATCGGCTGTAGGACGCCGTCTGGCAAGAAACTACGGACGACGAGCCGGATGCTCCGTTCGACGCGTTCCGTCGTTCCTCTTCCCATTTGATAGCGCGACATGTGGTTTATCTTCCGTCGGTACCGCTCTCAATAGCCTCGTTCTCCGCCAGTTCCCTCGGACCACTATCGGTAGCGTCCGCTCTTTCCACAAATTCTCGGGCTGGCCGTCCGTCACGACCGCTCGAGTAAGCGCGAACGCCATCTACTGGTCAATCGGGTCGTTCCGAGTGGTGGTTCACCCCTTCCGGATGGTGGTTTCGAGTCGGGTCGAACCTCGATCGATTCGGTGGCTCGTTCGCACTCACCGCTGCCACCTCAACACGAAATGGCTCCGCACGGTCGACCGGCGAACGAGCGGAGCTTTTCTACGGCAGTGCACCTCGACCGATCACCGTCTCTCCGACTTCGCTGTCCCTCGTTCGATTGTCGCCTCGGAGCTATCGCTCTCGAAGCACACCCACACAATTCTGCCAGCTCCGTCGCCTACGGGCCCGCGTCATCGAATCGATACCATCGACGACGTCCCCTCTGAACGGGTAACACTCTGCAGCGGTGTTCTCCTTTCTGCGTGGCGAATTTTGGCTGCCAATCGTTTCCGAGAACGCGACCGTCGGCGGAGGGGTGGCGTATCGACGCTCGACTCCTGGGTTCGAGCCTTCAGTTCGGTATTCGCTGACTCTCGTGGGAACCCTCAGTTGCGGTCCAGCACGTCTTCACCAGCAATTCGAGTGGCCTCTCACGCACGTCCGTTGAGACCATCTCCAGACTCATTCTATTCGTGTTCTGTCATTTCGATTGAGGAGTGCAAACTGGGACGCTCTATCGACGTTCGAGTGGGTCGACCCGTCATTTCGACCAACTCGAATCGGGACGTTCCGGTCGTCGGTCGGCTGATCGTCTCTCGTTCGCGCTGAAAAGGCGCTCGACGGAGCAATCTCTCAGCGACACTGGCTTCGGAGACTCGAGGTGATCCCGACGCCATCGAGTCGTCCACTCGAAGCGCGGCGAGTTCGGATTTTGATCAGTTCGTTCGCGACCGATCCGCCATCACGCTCCACCCTCGAGTCGCGGTCGCCTCCGGTCGCCGCTTTCGATCGCGTTTCAAATTGCCCCTCGAGCGCCTCGAACACGATACAACAGGCGAATAAACCACATAGGGCGATATCGAATAGAGGTCGTTACGCCACTCGAGTCCTGTCGCGCCGACGAGCGAATTGCTCAACAGCCAAGTTACTGCGGTGACGACACCATCTTCGACAGACGTGCACTCGACGGCCGACACCGCTGAAAATAGTATTCGTCGTACCGGCCAGTAGTGTAACCCGCTTGCGTCCGCTGCTTACGCTTCCACAGCCTGTGGGATGGTCGCTGCGATCGCGTCCATCATCGATTCGACGGCCGAATTCCCCCAGTACCGAACGGTTCGGCTGCGTGAATCGTACTCGAGGACCCCCAGTTCGTCGAGTCGTGGGAGTGCCGAGTGGTGCAACTGAACGACTAACTGCGATTCGTCTTCGCTCGTGTAATCACTGAGTGCGCGAACGAGGTCGTCAACCGAGGCGACTGTCGTCGACGATTCACGGAAGTACCACAGGATTCTGCGACAGCGGTGATTGGCCAGCACTGTCAGCAGTTCGTCTACGGTCGTGGACTGCAGTGGTTGGGCATCGTCCATTGTGTGATCCCTGTGAACGATACACAAACAAATGGTCGACTAATATATAAGTATACCTGCCAGGACCGGCGTCCATCGGTGTACGGGCGAGTCGGTGATCGCGGTTTCGGAAGAATCGGAACCGAGACGCTATCGCTTACAAAGGTCGACGACAAATCAGATACCGTGATCGTCGACGACCGCGTCCTGCGCGAGGATTTCGTCCCCAGCGAGGTGGTTCATCGCCACGACGAGGTGAACCTCCTTTCGGAGTCCCTCGAGCCGATACTGGACGGACACCGAGCAGATCCCGCGTTTTGCTTCGGTCCGACGGGCGTCGGAAAGACCTGCATCGCTCGATACACCCTCGCACAGCTGTGCGAACAGGAACCTGCGGTCTCGGTCGCCTACGTCAACTGCTGGCAAGAGTACACCCGATTTCGAGTGCTCTACGGCATCCTCGAGTCGGTCGGTCGAACGGTCGACATCCACCGATCGACGCCGAAAGACGAACTGTTCGGGCGGCTCCGAGAGACGAACGACAGTCCGATCGTCGTCATCTTAGACGAAGTCGACCAACTCGAGGAGACGGCCGCCCTCTACGACCTCCACCGGTTGGGACACGTCTCGCTCGTCCTGATCGCCAACCGCGAGGAGGAGTTGTTCGCGAGTTTCGACGATCGGGTGCGCTCGCGACTGCGGGCGGGAACGCGGGTCAGATTCGATCGCTACGGAACCGACGAACTCGCCGCGATCCTCGCCGAGCGGGCCGACAACGCCCTCGAGCCGGGTGTCATCACGGATGCCCAGCGACGGACCATCGCCGACGCTGCGTCCGGAGACGCCCGCGTGGGGATCGGCATCCTTCGCTCGGCCGCCAGACGAGCATCTCAGCAGGGTCACGAGCGCGTGACCGACTCCGTTCTCGAGGCAGCGATTCCGGACGCGCGGACGGCGATCCGACGGAAGACCGTCGAGGGGTTGATCGAACACCAGCGAGTGCTCTACGATATCGTCGCCGAAGCGGACGAGATCGAACCCGGCGACCTGTACGACGAGTACGAACGTCGAGTCGACGATCCAAAGACGAACCGGACGCTACGAAACTATCTGACGAAGATGGTCCACTACGACCTGATCGAAGCCGTCGGGGAGCGCCGCGGGCGGACGTACCGGGCCGTCGACGACGGCGCGGTCGACTGAGAGTAGCGGCGGGTTCGCTGGATTTTCCGATTCGAAGGAGGTCGTACGTGTCCGTAGCGCGTTCGCACGCGTCTCGAGTCGCGGCTCTTGTAAGGAGGTCCGGGTCGCGCGTCTGTCCCCGACACTCGAGTTTCGGAACGCGATTCGGCAGGTTCGAATTCGACGCGTTCGACGCTCTACAGGCCAATTTCTCTCATTCGGGTGGTTTCGGAATTTCGGAAACGGTGTTCCGACGCTTATGCGGAACTGGCGCGAGAATTCTGCTATGCGAACACACGCATTCGAGTTCGGCACTGGAGTAACGCTCCTCGAGGTGCCGTCGCCGCGGTCGACGATCGGGCACCGACTCGCCTGTGCGAGGCTGGCCGAAATGGCCGGATCTGGCACCGGTGGGAAGAGGGGGAACGCGACGGCGTACTGGATCGACGCGCGAAATGCGGCCGCACCGCAACTCCTCTCGGAGTGCGCCGCGAGTCCGCACCACCTCGAGCCCCTGCAGATCGCGCGGGCGTTCACCGCCTACCAGCACCACTCGCTAGTTCGAGAGGTCACCCGTCACGTCGACGCGAGTACGGAACTGCTCGTCGCGCCGAACGTCGCCAGCCTCTATCACGACGCGGACCTGTCCGAGTGGGAGCGCGAGGATCTCCTCGCCGCGTCCCTCGAAACGCTCGCCGAACTGGGGCGAGTCCTCGAGTGCCCCGTGCTGGTGACGAGCGCGGTCGACGAACACGCCGACACGATTGCGGCGTACGCGGCGACGAGAATCGAGTGCGTGCGCACCCGCGATGGAATCCGACTCGAGGCCGCGCACTCGGATGGGAAAAGCGACGCGACCGGCGGTGCGGGCGAGGGTCTCACCATCGACGAGACGGCGGGTTACTGGCACGAGGAGTACTGGCAGACGACGATTCCCTACTGGGTCGAGTGCTACGGCGCTGTCGGCGAGGTTCGCTCCGTCGTCGACGCCCACGACCGCGGCCTCCTCGAGGTGACGCCCTGATGGGGCGAACGAACCCGACCTACCGCGACTCGCTGCGGGCGCTCGAGTCCGAGTGGTCGCCGATGCGACGGGCACTGCGCCGGGAGTACCAGGCGGATTTCGACCGGTTGTTCGATCGGGGTCGCACGTTCGCCGACGCGGCGGGTTACGCGAATCCGATGGATCCAGAACGCGCGTTCGTGCTCTCGCTGTTGCTCGCCCACGAGGTCGAGATTCGCCGGCTGCGAGGCGAACTCGAGGAGGTGGAGGGTCGGGTTTCCGATTCGGAGTCGGAGGGACAGGTGCCCGATTCAAAGTCAGTGGATCGGATTTCCGATTCGAACGACGAACCGGACGCGACGCCCGAGGACAAATCGGACGCGACGCGCGAGGGCCCCGGATGAGTCCCTACACGTTCGAGTTCGCGGACGATTCGGTTCGCGAGTGGACGCTCACCGAGACGGGGGCGGAGCCGACGCTCGTCGAGGAGTACGCGCCGTCGGTGTTCGTCTCGGGACCCGACGACGCGCTCGCGGACCTCCGTTCGCGCCTCGAGTCGGACCCGAAGGTGGACGATCTGAGCGTCGAACGCTGGGCGAGGGACCTCCACGAGGTCCACGTCGGCGAGCGAAGCCGGCTGTTGCGCGTCGACCTCGAGCGCGTCAGTGACGTTCGCCAACTCGCCCGCGAGATCCGGGGCGTCCACGAGCGCGAGACGCACGCGCCGGGCACGTTTCGGCTGTACGACGTGGACCTCGAGCCGGGCTTTCGGTACTGTCTCGACCGCGGGATCGATCCGACGCCGAGCCGGGACCTGCGCGTCCTGCGCATCGAAATCGACGACGCCGCGCTGGCCGACGGCGACGTCACCGCGATTCGACTCGAGGGTGAGTCCGTCCTCGAGGATGAGCGGAGGCCCGATCGTGATCGTGACGCAGACGACGTGCAAGCGGTTGGTCGTGGGTCAGACGGTGCGCGAACGGTCGGTAATGTGCCAGACGACGCGCGAGCGACGCTCGAGAACCTCCAGTGGCGACTCGAGCGCGACGACCCTGACGTGCTCGTCGTCAGCCACGCCGAGTTGGTGCCGTTGCTCTCCCGGCGGGCCGCCGAGGTCGGCCTCGAGTCGTTCGCGCTGGGGCGGCTGCCGGGGTGGACGAGACTCGCCGGATCGAACACGTACGAGAGCTACGGGCGGGTGGGTCACTCGCCCGCGCGCTATCGAGTACCGGGGCGGGCGATCGTCGACACCTCGAACAGCTTCCTCTGGCAGCAGTCGGGGCTGGCCGGCCTCGAGTACATGGTCGA includes:
- a CDS encoding DUF7344 domain-containing protein, translating into MDDAQPLQSTTVDELLTVLANHRCRRILWYFRESSTTVASVDDLVRALSDYTSEDESQLVVQLHHSALPRLDELGVLEYDSRSRTVRYWGNSAVESMMDAIAATIPQAVEA
- a CDS encoding AzlC family ABC transporter permease, whose translation is MSANDNDPGDSLSSVSSDHAVDGEPTDPVKTPSDDDVTFRWDGIRAGILTGTPIAIGVGGYGIAFGVLANQAGLSVAEAALMSATVLAGASQIIAVELWADPIPIAAIVATTFAVNLRYSLMGAALQPWFRHLSPTQIYGSLLVMADENWALTMRELKSGSGRGAFLLGSGIVLWLFWVGSTVLGVFAGESVGEPERYGFDFVLAAVFVALAAELWEGKSSLVPWLVALATSIIAANVLPGRWYILIGGLAAAALEVIRHDR
- a CDS encoding ubiquitin-like small modifier protein 1 is translated as MELELRFFATFREAVGQKEKQETFDDGMAVGDVLSTLEGEYEGLDGQLLDEDGERRSIRPQLSVLKNGRDVTHMDGPETPLEDGDRLSVFPPVAGG
- a CDS encoding Cdc6/Cdc18 family protein; the protein is MIVDDRVLREDFVPSEVVHRHDEVNLLSESLEPILDGHRADPAFCFGPTGVGKTCIARYTLAQLCEQEPAVSVAYVNCWQEYTRFRVLYGILESVGRTVDIHRSTPKDELFGRLRETNDSPIVVILDEVDQLEETAALYDLHRLGHVSLVLIANREEELFASFDDRVRSRLRAGTRVRFDRYGTDELAAILAERADNALEPGVITDAQRRTIADAASGDARVGIGILRSAARRASQQGHERVTDSVLEAAIPDARTAIRRKTVEGLIEHQRVLYDIVAEADEIEPGDLYDEYERRVDDPKTNRTLRNYLTKMVHYDLIEAVGERRGRTYRAVDDGAVD